One stretch of Flavobacterium sp. 9 DNA includes these proteins:
- a CDS encoding ABC transporter permease: MNLEYFIAKRLITAKDYKSSISSPIIKIAISAIAIGIIMMLVSVATGIGLQQKIRDKVSAFNGQVIISNYDNNNSEVTLVPISKKQDFYPNFKSVPEVKHIQAIASKAGIIRTESAFEGIIFKGVGEDYDWSNIKEYLVEGKLPNFSKDLNEEVLISRFLANRLNLKVGDNFNTFFVKEEQGKLPNIRRFKIAGIFNSGFQDFDATYVIGDIRHIQRINKWSPDQVGAFEVFVNDFGSIKQVGSQIYDQTPSSLDTKTIIEKYSYIFDWLQLFDFNIIVILAVMILVATINMVVALLVLILERTQMIGILKAMGANNWTVRKIFLYNAFYLIMRGLFWGNLIGILLLLIQQQFGVIALNPENYYVNQAPVYLNWTYIVLLNVLTVTVCFLVLLIPSYIITKISPVKAIRFE, encoded by the coding sequence TTGAATTTAGAATATTTCATAGCCAAAAGACTAATTACTGCAAAAGATTATAAAAGCAGTATTTCATCGCCTATTATTAAAATTGCTATTTCGGCGATTGCTATTGGTATTATTATGATGCTGGTTTCAGTTGCTACCGGAATTGGACTGCAGCAAAAAATACGTGATAAAGTTTCTGCTTTCAATGGGCAGGTAATTATTTCCAATTATGACAATAATAATTCGGAAGTAACTTTAGTGCCAATTTCCAAAAAACAGGATTTCTATCCCAATTTCAAATCAGTTCCCGAGGTAAAACATATTCAGGCAATCGCAAGTAAGGCCGGAATCATCAGAACCGAAAGTGCTTTTGAAGGAATTATTTTCAAAGGTGTCGGAGAAGATTACGATTGGAGTAATATAAAAGAATATCTTGTCGAAGGGAAATTACCTAATTTCTCAAAAGATCTGAATGAAGAAGTTTTAATTTCGAGATTTCTTGCAAACAGGTTGAATTTAAAAGTTGGAGATAATTTCAATACCTTTTTCGTAAAAGAAGAACAAGGAAAACTACCAAATATCCGCCGATTCAAAATTGCTGGTATTTTTAATTCGGGATTTCAGGATTTTGACGCTACATATGTAATAGGAGACATTCGTCATATTCAAAGAATCAATAAATGGAGTCCTGATCAGGTTGGTGCATTTGAAGTTTTTGTAAATGACTTCGGAAGTATTAAGCAAGTTGGGAGTCAAATTTATGATCAAACACCATCAAGCTTAGATACCAAAACAATAATTGAGAAGTATAGTTACATTTTTGACTGGCTCCAATTATTCGATTTTAATATAATAGTTATTTTAGCTGTGATGATTTTAGTGGCGACCATAAATATGGTAGTAGCTTTGTTAGTTCTTATTTTAGAACGCACACAAATGATTGGGATTTTAAAAGCAATGGGAGCGAATAATTGGACAGTTCGAAAAATATTTTTGTATAACGCCTTTTATCTAATCATGCGCGGATTGTTTTGGGGTAACTTAATAGGTATATTGCTTTTGTTAATCCAACAGCAGTTTGGTGTAATTGCCCTTAATCCTGAAAACTACTATGTCAACCAGGCGCCAGTTTATTTAAATTGGACTTACATTGTTTTATTAAATGTGTTAACGGTTACAGTTTGCTTTTTGGTATTATTAATTCCTTCCTATATTATAACAAAGATTTCGCCGGTCAAAGCAATTCGATTTGAGTAA
- a CDS encoding sigma-54 dependent transcriptional regulator — protein sequence MKKTNASILIIDDQEDILFASKVFLKKYFEDIYTLNNPKNIVELLSKKTIDVVLLDMNYRIGFEDGREGLYLLKEIKTLSPKTVVILMTAFGKVDTAVEGLKNGAFDYILKPWENKKLLESVKQAVDKSRKDQKKIKNVAVEDNFFIGTSEIIKKAYSLADKVAKTDANVLILGENGTGKFVLAHHIFSQSERKNNPFIAVDLGSLNSNIFESELFGYAKGAFTDAKIDTPGRFEMAQNGTIFLDEIGNVPLHLQSKLLQVIQTKTVTRLGETKPRPLNVRIITATNLNLKLEVADKSFREDLYYRINTMEIILPPLRERNEDKIPLAEYLLDKMIEKYGRDEITFDKKVLEQIEKHAWNGNIREMENKIERAVILCENNKITVSDLDLETITTYEENPDDVQLSSVEKAAVEKALVKNNNNISKTAEELGLSRGSLYRRLEKYNININ from the coding sequence ATGAAAAAGACAAATGCGTCAATATTAATTATCGATGATCAGGAAGACATACTTTTTGCGTCAAAAGTGTTCCTGAAAAAGTATTTTGAAGACATTTATACGCTAAATAATCCCAAAAATATTGTCGAATTATTGTCTAAAAAAACAATTGATGTCGTTTTGCTCGACATGAATTATCGAATAGGTTTTGAAGACGGAAGAGAAGGTTTGTATTTATTGAAAGAAATAAAAACGCTTTCGCCAAAAACCGTTGTGATTTTAATGACTGCTTTTGGAAAAGTAGACACTGCGGTTGAAGGTTTAAAAAATGGTGCTTTTGATTATATTCTAAAACCTTGGGAAAATAAAAAGCTGCTTGAATCTGTAAAACAAGCCGTTGATAAATCCCGAAAAGACCAAAAGAAGATTAAAAATGTTGCAGTCGAAGACAACTTTTTTATTGGAACTTCTGAGATTATAAAAAAAGCATATTCTCTGGCTGATAAAGTGGCAAAAACCGATGCCAATGTTTTAATCCTTGGAGAAAACGGAACCGGAAAATTTGTTTTGGCGCATCATATTTTTAGTCAATCCGAAAGAAAAAACAATCCTTTTATTGCCGTTGATTTAGGATCTTTAAACTCGAATATTTTCGAAAGTGAATTATTCGGTTATGCCAAAGGTGCTTTTACAGATGCAAAAATAGATACGCCGGGACGATTTGAAATGGCTCAAAACGGAACTATTTTTTTAGACGAAATCGGGAATGTTCCGCTGCATTTGCAATCTAAACTTTTGCAGGTTATTCAAACCAAAACCGTAACAAGATTGGGCGAAACCAAACCAAGACCTTTGAATGTTCGAATTATTACGGCAACAAATTTAAACCTGAAACTTGAAGTTGCCGATAAAAGTTTTAGAGAAGATTTATATTATAGAATCAATACGATGGAAATTATTTTGCCTCCGTTGCGCGAACGTAACGAAGATAAAATTCCGTTAGCTGAATATCTTCTGGATAAAATGATTGAAAAATACGGAAGAGATGAAATTACTTTTGATAAAAAAGTATTGGAACAAATAGAAAAACATGCCTGGAATGGAAACATCAGGGAAATGGAAAATAAAATAGAACGCGCTGTTATTCTTTGTGAAAATAATAAAATCACGGTTTCTGATTTAGATTTAGAAACGATTACAACGTATGAAGAAAATCCGGATGATGTTCAACTTTCTTCAGTTGAGAAAGCGGCGGTAGAAAAAGCATTAGTAAAAAACAATAATAATATCAGTAAAACTGCCGAAGAACTTGGGTTGTCAAGAGGTTCTTTGTATCGTCGTCTGGAGAAATATAACATCAATATCAATTAA
- a CDS encoding PAS domain-containing sensor histidine kinase → MFKSFQTYKLLFLRLIFIVAGIEISIYFFKEGLLFTAVFGLFIVFLLGREMYFYVRNFVLLYDKTIASILQNDFTSDFTKHKFNKSYNDLFLLYDTLKNKQNEQVSKDIIYRSILNNIETGIIILQKQDNDWDIFLLNDYFSSHFNVPKVSKWKYLKNQLPSLCEIIEEDGFQEVKTSVEIRINEQNMQTFVLQASRTEIFEKDYFIVLLDSIQNVVEKKEKDAWVNLMKVISHELLNSITPIRSICQNLQDLVEQDSLSAEDLEDVKTSVETMLRRSDHLQKFVEGYRKLAMLPSPKKEKIELHYLIDNCVQIMNPLFKENKIEVVNEISFKRWINVDSQQIEQVLINLLTNCIYALKNIEEKQILISAEAKENRIFIRIIDNGNGIEKEIENKIFLPFFTTRNEGAGIGLTLSKNIIEAHGGYIAHKNEGEKTVFEISLVED, encoded by the coding sequence ATGTTTAAATCATTTCAGACTTATAAACTTCTTTTTTTGAGATTAATTTTTATTGTGGCAGGAATAGAAATCTCTATTTATTTTTTTAAAGAAGGTTTACTTTTTACCGCAGTATTTGGTCTTTTTATAGTTTTTCTATTAGGTAGAGAAATGTATTTTTATGTTCGAAATTTCGTTTTGCTTTATGATAAAACCATTGCTTCGATTTTGCAAAATGATTTTACTTCGGATTTTACAAAGCATAAATTCAATAAAAGTTATAATGATTTGTTCCTTTTATATGATACTTTGAAAAATAAGCAAAACGAGCAAGTTTCAAAAGATATCATTTACCGTTCTATTTTAAATAATATCGAAACCGGAATTATTATTTTACAAAAGCAGGATAATGATTGGGATATTTTTTTGCTGAACGATTATTTCTCTTCTCATTTTAATGTTCCTAAAGTTTCAAAATGGAAATATCTCAAAAATCAATTGCCTTCGTTATGCGAGATTATTGAAGAAGACGGTTTTCAGGAAGTAAAAACATCGGTAGAAATTCGGATAAACGAACAAAATATGCAAACGTTTGTTTTGCAAGCTTCGAGAACAGAGATATTCGAGAAAGATTATTTTATCGTTTTGCTCGATTCGATTCAGAATGTTGTAGAGAAAAAAGAAAAAGATGCGTGGGTAAATTTGATGAAAGTCATTTCGCATGAACTTTTAAATTCCATAACGCCAATTCGTTCAATATGTCAGAATTTGCAGGATTTGGTCGAGCAAGATTCATTATCGGCTGAAGATTTAGAAGATGTCAAAACCAGTGTAGAAACTATGTTGAGACGAAGCGATCATCTTCAAAAATTTGTCGAAGGTTATCGAAAGTTGGCGATGCTTCCTTCTCCCAAAAAAGAAAAAATAGAATTACATTATTTGATAGACAATTGTGTACAAATCATGAATCCCTTATTTAAGGAAAATAAGATTGAGGTTGTAAACGAAATTTCTTTTAAACGCTGGATAAATGTTGATTCACAACAAATCGAGCAAGTTTTGATTAATCTTCTTACCAATTGCATTTATGCCTTGAAAAATATTGAAGAAAAACAAATTTTAATTTCGGCGGAAGCCAAAGAAAACCGCATTTTTATCAGGATTATTGATAACGGAAATGGCATTGAAAAAGAAATCGAAAACAAAATATTCCTGCCGTTTTTCACTACCAGAAATGAAGGTGCGGGAATTGGATTGACACTTTCTAAAAATATTATAGAAGCTCATGGCGGTTATATTGCACATAAAAATGAAGGTGAAAAAACTGTTTTTGAGATTTCTTTGGTTGAAGATTAA
- a CDS encoding FtsX-like permease family protein produces MLKNWTNIFIYHIKNNKFFTALNVLGLSIGIAGLIFAILYWNEEHSYDQWNPEKDKIYSVMSNLGGGNIWAVTSTIPAPILKSTTSYLDEYCYFRNNYSKGTIQYHGKTELVDKIFTAQSSFFSFFPFEFIRGNAKNAIHDRNSIAFSEETAARLFKDENPMGKQVRYAERLFVVRGVYRLSDKSSVQPSAVTTIIEDDLEKYRESWGLSYGLMLKLKKQSDTTAVIKQLDQIFLEKNYKKQAKKEGLSLEDFIKRYGEPLKAELLPLNRARLYQGNTPFPEGNANLTFLRILMALSILILLLSIANYINLATANAVKRAKEVGIRKVIGASKLQIVIQFVFETILITLFSVLLALVIVELSLPFYNALLNKNLILIGNQFYLQLVLVFILVVFVSGVIPAIYISNFEVLKVLKGNFSRSKSGVWLRNGMLILQFSIATFFIIGSFIVYQQVNFMTEKDLGFKGAQVIDISFMSKKGRGQFERYKAIQQELQKINGVEAVSTGSFSIGSSDNSWSGLHYKNHQEVITQQMGVDFGMLNLLKIQVIKGRDLTEKISSDTISNVLLNETAAKTLMEKDPINKIINWQDGNYKVVGIVKDFNYFGLENKISPMIFFHIKSQLWTQNEIRTIAVKISPNKISKTIGDIGKFWKTKVDAEYPFEYNFVDRNYARTYKKYQDQSQLFSLLNGIVILIAVFGLFALASFSMERRLREIAIRKTLGAETNILLKDLSKQYVFFCLIGFAIGIIPAYLLLEKWLENFAFRIDIPVLPFFVALIALIFLTLTIVLAKAYQVTKIDVLKYLKYE; encoded by the coding sequence ATGCTAAAGAACTGGACAAACATATTTATTTACCACATCAAGAACAACAAGTTTTTTACAGCTTTGAATGTTTTGGGTTTGAGTATTGGAATCGCAGGATTAATTTTTGCCATTTTGTATTGGAACGAAGAACATTCATACGATCAATGGAATCCCGAAAAAGATAAAATTTATTCGGTAATGAGTAATCTTGGAGGAGGAAATATCTGGGCTGTAACTTCAACAATTCCTGCACCTATTTTAAAATCTACCACTTCTTACTTAGATGAATATTGCTATTTTAGAAACAATTATTCTAAGGGAACGATACAATATCATGGAAAAACAGAGTTAGTTGATAAGATTTTTACAGCGCAAAGTAGTTTCTTTTCTTTTTTCCCATTTGAATTTATTCGTGGGAACGCAAAAAATGCCATTCATGATCGCAATAGTATTGCGTTTTCTGAAGAAACTGCTGCACGTTTATTTAAGGACGAAAATCCGATGGGAAAACAAGTCAGATATGCTGAACGTCTTTTCGTTGTTCGGGGTGTATATCGATTATCAGACAAATCTTCGGTACAGCCGTCTGCAGTTACAACAATAATAGAAGACGATTTAGAAAAATACAGAGAAAGCTGGGGTTTGAGTTACGGATTAATGCTTAAGCTAAAAAAACAAAGTGACACAACCGCAGTTATTAAGCAACTGGATCAAATCTTTCTTGAAAAAAACTACAAAAAACAGGCAAAGAAAGAAGGTTTATCTCTTGAAGACTTTATAAAAAGATATGGTGAACCTCTTAAAGCAGAATTATTACCCCTTAACAGGGCAAGACTGTATCAGGGAAATACTCCATTTCCTGAAGGAAATGCCAATCTGACTTTTTTACGAATATTGATGGCTTTATCTATACTTATTCTGTTATTATCAATTGCCAATTACATTAATCTCGCAACTGCCAATGCTGTAAAACGTGCTAAAGAAGTAGGCATAAGAAAAGTTATTGGTGCCTCAAAATTGCAAATCGTTATTCAATTTGTATTTGAAACCATATTAATTACTCTTTTTTCAGTATTGCTGGCATTGGTAATTGTAGAACTTTCACTGCCTTTTTATAACGCTTTATTAAACAAAAACCTCATTCTTATCGGAAATCAATTCTATCTCCAACTAGTATTGGTTTTCATTCTTGTTGTTTTTGTTTCCGGTGTTATTCCTGCCATCTACATCTCAAATTTTGAAGTGCTGAAAGTTTTAAAAGGAAACTTTTCGAGAAGTAAAAGCGGTGTCTGGCTTCGTAATGGAATGTTGATTTTACAATTTTCTATTGCCACATTTTTTATAATTGGTTCTTTTATTGTATACCAGCAGGTAAATTTTATGACTGAAAAAGATTTAGGGTTTAAAGGAGCACAAGTCATAGATATTTCATTTATGTCTAAAAAAGGAAGAGGACAATTTGAAAGATATAAAGCGATTCAACAAGAACTTCAAAAAATTAATGGTGTTGAAGCTGTTTCTACGGGATCATTCTCTATTGGAAGCAGCGATAATTCTTGGTCTGGCTTACATTACAAAAATCATCAGGAGGTTATAACTCAACAAATGGGTGTTGATTTTGGAATGCTGAATCTTTTGAAGATACAAGTGATAAAAGGACGTGATCTAACAGAAAAAATTTCCTCAGACACAATTTCAAATGTTTTATTAAATGAAACTGCAGCCAAAACATTAATGGAAAAAGATCCCATAAATAAGATAATCAATTGGCAAGATGGAAATTACAAAGTAGTGGGAATTGTAAAAGACTTTAATTATTTTGGGCTTGAAAATAAAATTTCCCCAATGATTTTCTTTCACATTAAATCACAATTATGGACTCAAAATGAGATCCGTACAATCGCTGTTAAAATTTCTCCAAACAAAATATCTAAGACTATTGGTGATATTGGAAAGTTTTGGAAAACAAAGGTAGATGCCGAATATCCTTTTGAGTATAATTTTGTTGATAGAAACTATGCCAGAACGTATAAAAAATATCAGGACCAAAGTCAGTTATTTTCGCTCTTAAACGGAATTGTAATTCTGATTGCTGTTTTTGGATTATTTGCTTTAGCCTCCTTTTCTATGGAAAGAAGATTGAGAGAAATCGCGATCAGAAAAACATTAGGCGCTGAAACCAATATTTTGCTAAAAGATTTATCAAAACAATATGTATTCTTTTGTTTGATAGGTTTTGCAATAGGAATAATTCCTGCTTATTTATTATTAGAAAAATGGCTCGAAAATTTCGCTTTTAGAATTGATATTCCTGTACTTCCATTTTTTGTCGCATTAATTGCGTTGATATTTTTGACCTTAACTATTGTTTTGGCAAAAGCATATCAGGTAACCAAAATTGATGTTTTGAAATATCTGAAATATGAATAA
- a CDS encoding ABC transporter ATP-binding protein: protein MITIKKLSKIFRTEEVETSALSEISLTINQGDFISIMGPSGSGKSTLLNIIGLLDSASGGSYELLGQEMIGIKEKLKSKARKENIGFIFQNFNLIDELSVFDNIELPLIYNNVPSSERKKKVEDIATILGISHRLKHYPQQLSGGQQQRVAVARALINDPKIILADEPTGNLDSRNGNEVMELLTDLHASGATILMVTHSDYDASFSQKTILMKDGIILSEKVNNRNVDVFAVTLNN from the coding sequence ATGATCACAATCAAAAAACTATCAAAAATTTTCAGAACCGAAGAAGTAGAAACAAGTGCATTAAGCGAAATTTCATTAACGATTAATCAAGGCGATTTTATCTCAATTATGGGTCCATCCGGAAGTGGAAAATCGACTTTGCTAAATATCATAGGATTATTAGACAGCGCTTCTGGCGGAAGTTATGAATTACTAGGTCAGGAAATGATTGGTATTAAAGAAAAATTAAAATCGAAAGCGAGAAAAGAAAACATTGGATTCATTTTCCAAAATTTCAACTTGATTGATGAACTTTCTGTTTTTGACAATATCGAATTACCGTTGATTTACAATAATGTTCCATCATCCGAAAGAAAGAAAAAAGTAGAAGATATTGCAACTATTTTGGGTATTTCACATCGTTTGAAACATTATCCGCAACAACTTTCAGGAGGTCAGCAACAACGTGTTGCCGTTGCGAGAGCTTTGATCAACGACCCAAAAATTATTCTTGCCGATGAACCTACGGGAAATCTTGACAGCAGAAACGGAAATGAAGTAATGGAATTATTGACGGACCTTCATGCAAGCGGCGCCACAATTTTGATGGTTACGCACTCTGATTATGATGCTTCATTTTCGCAAAAAACGATTTTAATGAAAGATGGAATTATACTTTCAGAAAAAGTAAATAATAGAAATGTCGATGTTTTTGCAGTTACTTTAAATAATTAA
- a CDS encoding Crp/Fnr family transcriptional regulator gives MTELIDVINSFKVIDFETEKAIRKYFVIEKLKKNELIIQEGKICNKVYFIKSGAVRRFCLEDGIEVTKWIYTDNQFVTSMSSFFEQKPSFESFQTCEETTVYSLTYDAEQILLEYPLFAKFHIKLLRVYLSKINEFHHLFRTMNAHEKYSYLLDFFPQIILKAKLKHIASLIGVSQETLSRIRASIN, from the coding sequence ATGACAGAATTAATTGATGTGATTAATAGTTTTAAAGTAATAGATTTTGAAACGGAAAAAGCAATCCGTAAATACTTTGTTATAGAAAAACTCAAGAAAAATGAATTGATCATTCAAGAAGGAAAAATCTGCAATAAAGTTTATTTTATAAAGTCCGGTGCTGTTAGAAGGTTTTGTCTGGAAGATGGGATTGAAGTAACGAAGTGGATTTATACAGATAATCAGTTTGTGACTTCTATGAGTAGTTTTTTTGAGCAAAAGCCTTCATTTGAGAGTTTTCAAACATGTGAGGAAACAACTGTATATTCGTTAACATACGACGCTGAACAAATTTTATTAGAATATCCTCTATTCGCTAAATTCCATATTAAACTATTAAGAGTTTATCTTTCTAAAATTAATGAGTTTCATCATTTATTTCGAACAATGAATGCTCATGAAAAGTATTCGTATTTGCTTGATTTTTTTCCTCAGATTATTTTAAAAGCAAAATTAAAGCACATTGCATCATTAATTGGTGTAAGTCAGGAAACTTTAAGCAGAATTAGAGCTTCAATTAATTGA
- the lpxA gene encoding acyl-ACP--UDP-N-acetylglucosamine O-acyltransferase produces the protein MNLRNSVIGRNANIGKNVYIGSFTTIENDVVIGDNTWIGNNVTILDGCRIGNNCQIHSGAVLGGIPQDLKFNGEYTLLEIGNYNNIREFVTINRGTASKGKTVIGNHNLIMSNAHIGHDCFIGDHCIVGFSVGMAGEVTVQDHANISGLSAIHQFSIIGRHSMISGISRIVKDVPPFIMAAREPLSYVGLNIVGLKRNGFSIDKIEELKNIYRIIFQEKRNIAFALNLIENQFEQSVECDLILDFIGNSKRGIVKGSVL, from the coding sequence GTGAATTTGAGAAATAGTGTAATTGGACGGAATGCAAATATTGGAAAGAATGTTTATATCGGAAGTTTTACAACAATTGAGAATGATGTTGTAATTGGTGATAATACCTGGATTGGAAATAATGTTACGATTTTAGACGGTTGTAGAATTGGTAATAATTGTCAAATACATTCAGGGGCTGTTTTGGGGGGAATTCCGCAGGATTTGAAATTTAACGGAGAATATACTTTGCTAGAAATAGGGAATTATAATAACATTCGTGAGTTTGTAACTATAAATAGAGGAACGGCATCTAAAGGCAAAACAGTAATTGGCAATCATAATTTAATAATGTCAAACGCACATATTGGTCATGATTGTTTTATTGGTGATCACTGTATTGTTGGCTTTAGTGTGGGAATGGCTGGCGAAGTAACTGTACAAGATCATGCAAATATTAGTGGTTTATCTGCAATACATCAATTTTCGATTATTGGAAGACATAGTATGATAAGTGGAATTAGTCGAATTGTTAAGGATGTTCCGCCTTTTATTATGGCAGCTCGAGAACCACTTTCTTACGTTGGGTTGAATATTGTTGGACTAAAAAGGAACGGTTTTTCAATTGATAAAATTGAAGAGTTAAAAAATATTTATCGGATTATTTTTCAAGAGAAAAGAAATATTGCATTTGCTTTAAATCTGATTGAAAATCAATTTGAGCAATCTGTTGAATGCGATTTAATCTTAGATTTTATAGGAAATTCAAAAAGAGGTATTGTGAAAGGATCTGTTTTATAA
- a CDS encoding ABC transporter permease, giving the protein MILNYINIFIYQLKHNKLFSFLNILGLSIGIAGLVFALLYWNDEQSYNAWNPEKENVYQVLVKLSDMPALSDCALFLKPALDQDPNVKSILYADSWYQKDKIIYKGKKEFVDKIINVEQNFFSFFPFKIIKGDAISAIKDDSSIAISDITAKRIFGNENPIGKQIKCFDQLFSVRAVYHIPGNSSIAPNVIINKMKQYTTSGLTGPFLLKLLLKVKDPSKVDLTRQKLERIYNQDFIAIIAKEAGFTVEVMTKKVGHFTVILEPLSKARLHSIIDGYPETRGNYQFLIIMMGLSLLILVLSIVNYINLATANAVKRAKEVGVRKISGASKGDIVRQFLFETVLTTTFSILLALVIVELTLPYYNNFLNKNIVLLASQFYIQLILIFIITILTAGLFPAIYISNFETFKVLKGNFERSKNGIWLRNGMLIFQFAIAAFFIIGSNIVYQQIKYLQNKDLGFKGDQVISVSLNFPSVDYQGENAAQNIYNKYDIIKQQLSKIKGVEQVSTGLITFDGSDNSLSGVLYNDELFKQRVIPLDFGMFEMLNIKIIKGRNFDRKLASDTINSVIINESALKLMNLKDPIGKELVIREHKLKIIGIVQDFNLLSPELKVPPIAFYNIKMFGMTQNMNKVYAKLNRDDLENTIANIEKFWSKVDTEYPFKYDFVDKEYARTYEAYTKQKNLFSVLNIVVILIALFGLFALASYSIQKRMKEIAIRKTLGAETNTLLKELSKQYILYCIIGFLIALFPVYYLLNKWLENFAFRIDITLPPFILGFATLLILTLIIVLSRAYAATKTDILKYLKYE; this is encoded by the coding sequence ATGATTTTAAATTATATCAACATATTTATTTACCAACTCAAGCACAATAAACTTTTTTCATTTCTCAATATTCTTGGTTTGTCCATAGGAATTGCCGGATTAGTTTTTGCCTTGCTTTATTGGAACGATGAACAAAGTTACAATGCCTGGAATCCTGAAAAAGAGAATGTTTATCAGGTTTTGGTTAAACTAAGCGATATGCCCGCCCTGTCAGATTGTGCCTTATTCCTGAAACCGGCTTTAGACCAAGATCCAAATGTCAAATCTATACTATATGCTGATAGTTGGTATCAAAAGGATAAAATTATTTACAAAGGAAAAAAGGAGTTTGTAGATAAAATTATCAATGTCGAACAAAATTTCTTTTCTTTTTTCCCTTTCAAAATTATTAAGGGCGATGCAATTTCAGCCATAAAAGATGATTCCAGCATTGCTATTTCAGATATTACCGCTAAAAGGATTTTTGGAAATGAAAACCCAATTGGAAAACAAATAAAATGTTTTGATCAGCTGTTTTCTGTAAGGGCCGTGTACCATATTCCAGGAAATTCTTCGATTGCGCCAAATGTCATCATCAATAAAATGAAACAATATACAACTTCCGGGTTGACTGGTCCGTTTCTTTTAAAGTTATTATTAAAAGTAAAAGACCCGTCAAAAGTTGATCTAACAAGGCAGAAACTCGAAAGAATTTACAATCAAGATTTTATTGCTATAATTGCCAAAGAAGCAGGTTTTACAGTCGAAGTTATGACTAAAAAAGTAGGGCATTTTACAGTTATTCTTGAACCTTTATCAAAAGCCAGATTACATTCAATAATAGATGGTTATCCTGAAACACGAGGGAATTATCAGTTTTTAATAATCATGATGGGATTGTCTCTTTTGATTCTCGTTTTGTCGATTGTTAATTACATCAATCTTGCAACTGCTAATGCTGTAAAACGTGCGAAAGAAGTTGGAGTACGTAAAATTTCGGGTGCATCAAAAGGCGATATTGTGAGGCAGTTTCTTTTTGAAACGGTTCTAACCACGACTTTTTCTATTTTACTGGCGCTAGTAATTGTCGAGTTGACTTTACCATATTATAACAACTTTTTAAACAAGAACATTGTACTTCTTGCCAGTCAGTTTTACATACAATTGATATTGATTTTTATCATTACAATTTTGACAGCAGGATTATTTCCGGCCATTTATATATCCAATTTCGAAACTTTTAAAGTTTTGAAAGGAAATTTCGAAAGAAGCAAAAACGGTATCTGGCTGCGCAACGGAATGCTTATTTTTCAGTTTGCCATTGCTGCCTTTTTTATTATTGGTTCAAATATCGTATACCAGCAAATTAAATATTTACAGAATAAAGATCTGGGTTTTAAGGGCGATCAGGTAATTTCGGTTTCTTTAAATTTTCCGTCAGTTGATTACCAAGGAGAAAATGCAGCCCAAAATATTTACAACAAATACGACATCATAAAACAGCAGCTCAGTAAAATTAAAGGCGTCGAACAAGTCTCCACGGGCCTTATTACGTTTGATGGCTCAGACAATTCTTTATCGGGGGTTTTGTACAATGATGAACTTTTTAAACAACGCGTTATCCCTTTAGATTTTGGCATGTTCGAAATGTTGAACATCAAAATAATTAAGGGAAGAAATTTTGATAGAAAACTGGCATCAGACACCATAAATTCTGTGATCATAAACGAAAGCGCATTAAAATTAATGAATCTTAAAGATCCTATTGGCAAGGAACTCGTAATTCGAGAGCATAAATTAAAAATAATTGGTATTGTGCAGGATTTCAACTTACTAAGTCCTGAATTAAAAGTGCCGCCAATAGCTTTTTACAATATCAAAATGTTTGGTATGACACAAAACATGAACAAAGTTTATGCAAAACTAAATCGGGATGATCTGGAAAATACTATTGCCAATATCGAAAAATTCTGGTCGAAAGTCGATACTGAATATCCGTTTAAATATGATTTTGTAGATAAAGAATATGCGAGAACTTATGAAGCTTACACAAAACAAAAAAACTTATTTTCAGTGCTTAATATCGTTGTTATTTTAATTGCTCTTTTTGGATTATTTGCGCTTGCATCTTATTCCATACAAAAACGCATGAAAGAAATTGCAATTAGAAAAACTCTCGGAGCAGAAACAAATACTTTATTAAAAGAATTATCAAAACAATATATCTTGTATTGCATAATAGGATTTTTAATAGCATTGTTTCCCGTGTATTACTTATTAAATAAATGGCTTGAAAATTTTGCTTTCAGAATTGATATAACTCTGCCACCATTTATTTTAGGTTTTGCAACTCTGTTAATTCTAACATTAATAATTGTTCTTTCGAGAGCATACGCAGCAACAAAAACAGATATTTTGAAATATTTAAAATACGAATAG